In Pyxidicoccus trucidator, one genomic interval encodes:
- a CDS encoding zf-TFIIB domain-containing protein translates to MSACPFCQTRMRSTFLGGLPREECDGCGSVWFEGEALAKVMGGSVSDALIRRAKGHPGICKGCHAKLQYVPSCPDCGTPAPTCPRCGHAPLPVVEALGLAVEVCSDCAGVALDPGELQQLQQAAEAYRNEPLDVRPKVRLGVVQACAACKRGLKPKYGFVLEERLYCGSCAPEGAVPFSEELSRAEPSAEFSTPENSGYNAAIATDVTGSALMWLFSRVFGR, encoded by the coding sequence ATGAGCGCCTGTCCCTTCTGCCAGACGAGGATGCGGTCCACCTTCCTGGGCGGCCTGCCCCGCGAGGAATGCGACGGCTGCGGCTCCGTGTGGTTCGAGGGCGAGGCGCTGGCCAAGGTGATGGGCGGCTCCGTGTCGGACGCCCTGATCCGCCGCGCCAAGGGCCACCCCGGCATCTGCAAGGGCTGCCACGCGAAGCTCCAGTACGTGCCGAGCTGTCCCGACTGCGGCACGCCGGCTCCCACCTGTCCCCGGTGTGGCCACGCTCCACTGCCAGTGGTGGAGGCGCTGGGCCTGGCAGTGGAGGTGTGCTCCGACTGCGCCGGTGTAGCGCTGGACCCGGGCGAGCTGCAGCAGCTCCAGCAGGCCGCCGAGGCGTATCGCAACGAGCCGCTGGACGTGCGGCCCAAGGTGCGGCTCGGCGTTGTGCAGGCGTGTGCCGCGTGCAAGCGCGGGCTCAAGCCGAAGTACGGCTTCGTCCTCGAGGAACGGCTCTACTGCGGGAGCTGCGCTCCCGAGGGCGCCGTCCCCTTTTCCGAGGAGCTGTCAAGGGCCGAGCCCAGCGCTGAGTTCTCAACGCCAGAGAACTCCGGCTACAACGCCGCCATCGCCACGGATGTCACCGGCTCCGCCTTGATGTGGCTGTTCTCGCGCGTCTTCGGACGCTGA